In the Gallaecimonas xiamenensis 3-C-1 genome, one interval contains:
- a CDS encoding YjiH family protein encodes MDNAMTDAQNSPQRSRLRNYLMFLIPSLIGISLFMTPLSYQGDITIAIAVVAKSFKALLLDIMPELLTGIISLSALLTLACSLLRPAKVMASPFLKGLFCPNWIWVLIRVLGAAFAVLIYSQKGPAALLDENTGGLVFSDLLPTLLSVFIFAGLLLPLLLDFGLLEFVGTLMTKVMRPVFKLPGRSAVDCFASWLGDGSVGILLTGKQFEGGFYTQREAAIIGTTFSAVSITFSLVVLAQVKLESYFLPFYGAICLAGIVAAIIVPRLPPLRWKKDHFIDGRQRTGEEESIPSHHGVLSFGLERALHRANSIDTLKKPLADGVKNAIDMLLGVLPVVMAVGTVALLIAEHTPIFGWLGKPFVPYLELLGIPEAVAASKTVMVGFADMFIPSVLITGVENDMTRFVVAAMSVTQLIYLSEVGALLLGSRIPVNFIELFVIFILRTLVTLPVIAGVAHLVF; translated from the coding sequence ATGGATAACGCCATGACCGACGCCCAAAACAGCCCGCAGCGCTCTCGGCTTCGTAACTATTTGATGTTCCTGATCCCTTCCCTGATCGGCATCAGCCTTTTCATGACACCGCTGAGCTACCAAGGGGACATCACCATCGCCATCGCCGTGGTGGCCAAGAGCTTCAAGGCGCTGTTGCTGGACATCATGCCCGAGCTGCTGACCGGCATCATCAGCCTGTCGGCCCTGCTGACCCTGGCCTGTAGCCTGCTGCGCCCGGCCAAGGTCATGGCCAGCCCCTTCCTCAAAGGCCTGTTCTGCCCCAACTGGATCTGGGTGCTGATCCGGGTGCTTGGCGCCGCCTTTGCCGTGCTGATTTATTCACAAAAGGGCCCGGCCGCCCTGCTGGACGAAAACACCGGCGGCCTGGTGTTTTCCGACCTGCTGCCGACCCTGCTCTCGGTCTTTATCTTTGCCGGCCTGTTGCTGCCGCTGCTGCTGGATTTTGGCCTGCTGGAATTCGTGGGCACCCTGATGACCAAGGTGATGCGCCCGGTGTTCAAGCTGCCCGGGCGCAGCGCCGTGGACTGCTTTGCCTCCTGGCTGGGAGACGGCTCGGTGGGCATTTTGTTGACCGGCAAGCAGTTCGAAGGGGGCTTTTACACCCAGCGCGAAGCGGCCATCATAGGTACCACCTTCTCGGCGGTGTCCATCACCTTCTCCCTGGTGGTGCTGGCCCAGGTCAAACTGGAAAGCTACTTCCTGCCCTTCTACGGTGCCATCTGCCTGGCCGGCATTGTGGCCGCCATTATCGTTCCCCGGCTGCCGCCCCTGCGCTGGAAGAAAGACCACTTTATCGACGGCCGCCAGCGCACCGGCGAAGAAGAGAGCATTCCCAGCCACCACGGGGTACTGAGCTTCGGTCTGGAACGGGCCCTGCACCGCGCCAACAGCATCGACACCCTGAAAAAACCCCTGGCCGACGGCGTGAAAAACGCCATCGACATGCTGCTGGGGGTACTGCCGGTGGTGATGGCGGTGGGCACTGTGGCGCTGCTGATTGCCGAGCACACCCCCATCTTCGGCTGGCTGGGCAAACCCTTTGTGCCCTACTTGGAACTGCTGGGCATACCCGAAGCCGTGGCCGCCTCCAAGACGGTGATGGTGGGCTTTGCCGACATGTTTATCCCCTCTGTGCTGATCACCGGCGTGGAAAACGACATGACCCGCTTCGTGGTGGCGGCCATGTCGGTCACCCAGCTGATTTACCTGTCGGAAGTGGGCGCCCTGCTGCTGGGCAGCCGCATTCCGGTCAACTTCATCGAGCTGTTCGTGATCTTCATCCTGCGCACCCTGGTCACCCTGCCGGTGATAGCTGGCGTGGCGCACCTGGTGTTCTAA
- a CDS encoding lipoprotein — MSPAKTLAGLSLALLLAACTSTGDTPAQKRQAVLTMEQQTLARLYAKHPKARSQIASAYGYGVFDLANQNVILLSTSGGYGVLTDQGGRHTYMRMGGGGIGFGLGVKDYQEVVIFKHQQDFERFRDQGWDAGAQAEATAKANDSGGELAANQSVDLDVTTYQLTESGIALQATIGAAKYWRWDELNDR; from the coding sequence ATGTCACCTGCCAAAACCCTGGCCGGCCTGAGCCTGGCCTTGCTGCTGGCTGCCTGCACCAGCACCGGCGACACCCCGGCGCAAAAGCGCCAGGCGGTACTGACCATGGAACAGCAAACCCTGGCCCGCCTTTACGCCAAACACCCCAAGGCCCGCAGTCAAATCGCCAGCGCCTACGGCTACGGTGTCTTTGATCTGGCCAACCAGAACGTCATCCTGCTGTCCACCTCCGGTGGTTACGGGGTGCTGACCGACCAGGGCGGCCGCCATACCTATATGCGCATGGGCGGTGGCGGCATCGGCTTTGGCCTGGGGGTCAAGGACTACCAGGAAGTGGTTATCTTCAAGCACCAGCAGGACTTTGAGCGCTTTCGCGACCAGGGCTGGGATGCCGGCGCCCAGGCCGAAGCCACCGCCAAGGCCAACGACAGCGGCGGCGAGCTGGCCGCCAACCAGTCGGTGGACCTGGACGTAACCACCTACCAGCTCACCGAGTCCGGCATCGCCCTGCAAGCCACCATAGGAGCCGCCAAGTACTGGCGCTGGGACGAACTCAACGACCGTTAA
- a CDS encoding cytochrome-c peroxidase produces the protein MRWCIGWLLWLPGLAQALPLVWQCSLGGHCVPEDGLVLGSRYQQSPASWPLRAGGQELAALPAKPAFGAVAALGQALFFDPRLSADGSLSCASCHQPEAAFADARRVSVGVGGALGQRNAPSVLHGDLWPALFWDGRAKDLASQAKDPLTNPIEMASSPEQAVSLVAGDPAYRFLWQQAYGDQAPAWPGLAGALAAYQGGLAGPWSAYELFMQGVALNSEWLTSNSLTDQELQGLHLFRTKAGCIRCHGGPLLSDGDFHVTGLSFYQRPFEDQGRYLVTGKGADMGAFRTASLRHLKHSGPWMHNGLFTDLRGIIRFYSHGGARPKPRREQRLDPLLPVTSSELVPFRLSRQEEEALLAFLQAL, from the coding sequence ATGAGGTGGTGTATCGGTTGGCTGCTGTGGTTGCCGGGCCTGGCCCAGGCGCTGCCCCTGGTTTGGCAATGTTCTTTGGGGGGCCACTGCGTGCCGGAAGACGGCCTGGTCCTTGGCAGCCGTTACCAGCAAAGCCCGGCCAGCTGGCCGCTGCGGGCCGGTGGGCAAGAGCTGGCGGCGCTGCCGGCCAAACCGGCCTTTGGCGCCGTCGCGGCCCTGGGCCAAGCGCTGTTCTTTGACCCGCGCCTGTCGGCGGACGGCAGCCTGAGCTGTGCCAGTTGCCACCAGCCCGAGGCTGCCTTTGCCGACGCCAGGCGGGTATCGGTGGGGGTCGGCGGCGCCCTGGGTCAGCGCAATGCCCCTTCGGTGCTGCACGGAGATCTCTGGCCGGCCCTGTTCTGGGACGGTAGGGCCAAGGATCTGGCCAGCCAGGCCAAAGATCCCCTGACCAACCCCATAGAGATGGCCAGCAGCCCGGAGCAGGCGGTCAGCCTGGTGGCGGGGGACCCGGCCTACCGGTTTTTATGGCAGCAGGCCTATGGCGACCAGGCCCCGGCCTGGCCGGGCCTGGCAGGCGCTCTTGCCGCCTACCAGGGTGGGCTTGCGGGGCCCTGGTCGGCCTATGAACTCTTTATGCAAGGGGTGGCCCTTAACAGCGAATGGCTGACCAGCAACAGCCTTACCGACCAGGAACTGCAGGGGCTGCACCTTTTTCGCACCAAGGCCGGTTGTATCCGCTGCCACGGCGGCCCCTTGCTCAGCGACGGCGACTTCCATGTCACCGGCCTTAGCTTTTACCAGCGGCCCTTTGAAGATCAGGGCCGTTACCTGGTGACGGGGAAAGGGGCGGACATGGGCGCTTTTCGCACCGCCAGCCTTCGCCACCTTAAGCACAGCGGGCCCTGGATGCACAACGGCCTCTTTACCGACCTGCGCGGCATAATCCGTTTTTACAGCCATGGGGGGGCCAGGCCCAAGCCCAGGCGGGAACAGCGGTTGGACCCGCTGCTCCCGGTGACCAGCAGCGAGCTGGTGCCCTTTAGGCTCAGCCGTCAGGAAGAAGAGGCGTTGCTGGCCTTTTTGCAGGCGCTTTAA
- a CDS encoding TonB-dependent receptor plug domain-containing protein, producing the protein MLSLLLLALAAGPQQGAEEEACPDKAAKAQSAKCRPADEHVEVTGRYIGPESIEAIGRYTLSRDFLDSSALGNGNITDQLAILPGVQLSENSLDVSNLAELKPALLTISGGQPWQTGFFLDGLNFNSRLDPAATGVAAANINQVQGHPQGLFINQAIVDSVTVFDNNIPAEYGNFSGGVVDAKTRDPRQSPAFSFQYRGTRSDWGQYRVFEQEQLQEDDLGLDDGSDNELRAPVFEKDQLNMSASRQMGDHSLLFSASATRSRISELSFNQPKVAKRRSSNFLLKYGYQGWLDELNLTAVYAPYRSEQFVKDTKDSDFTLDGGGGSLSLEAAQALGPWYWRGKASGHYSQSSREAPQAYLPWLRAPGKAWGLNSGDIPLSKEGGFGSLENRQLGFRLDQSLARSFSALGADHQFKLGYQLEHQALERDRHQPAYTYNSPVRDADIICNGQTLDCVEQAYHRPLVELEAELGEPLDLLNPEHFALYSANVAMRGQYFQMRRLYPEEHIQVQLLTQGLYLQDDMAWQRFGLNLGLRLDHDDVLKNLNLAPRLQLSYDLLGDGDTLLLAGLNRYYDANLLTYKIREAQVPYVVQYRPIVDGAVQSWMTSGGASRFRYRYQDLDTPYSDELVLGLKQALWGGVLSLKGVWRKGKDQIAQGESELLNGYTYVQQINQGENEHQRVSLSWTGTLGRHSLWINGSYTENTLSTDSYDGTVDNTPEDEIVFLQSGQDYQLVSLGDLNRYATDFSRPVTVNAGLVSQWTRSLTTSLSAGWRGSYDTVVDTGQERASDRLLQVCPECQVSNIYYPVYRKVRLKGRVLLDGAIRWQMPLVGQHSLECKLEINNLLNSRTNLVADGVSGIETGRQFWLGLGYSFP; encoded by the coding sequence ATGCTGTCATTGTTGTTGCTGGCCCTGGCGGCCGGCCCCCAGCAAGGTGCCGAAGAAGAAGCCTGCCCTGATAAAGCCGCCAAGGCCCAGTCCGCCAAGTGCCGCCCCGCCGACGAGCATGTGGAGGTCACCGGCCGCTACATAGGCCCCGAGTCCATCGAAGCCATAGGCCGTTACACCCTGTCCCGTGACTTTCTGGATAGCAGTGCCCTGGGCAACGGCAATATCACCGACCAGTTGGCCATTTTGCCTGGGGTGCAGCTGTCCGAGAACAGCCTGGACGTGAGCAACCTGGCCGAGCTGAAACCGGCGCTGCTCACCATCTCCGGGGGCCAGCCCTGGCAGACCGGCTTTTTCCTCGACGGCCTCAACTTCAACTCGCGCCTGGACCCGGCCGCCACCGGCGTGGCGGCGGCCAATATCAACCAGGTGCAGGGCCACCCCCAGGGGCTCTTTATCAACCAGGCCATCGTCGATTCGGTCACGGTGTTCGACAACAACATCCCGGCCGAATACGGCAACTTCTCCGGCGGGGTGGTGGACGCCAAGACCCGTGACCCAAGGCAGAGCCCTGCCTTCAGTTTCCAATACCGGGGCACCCGCAGCGACTGGGGCCAGTACCGGGTGTTTGAACAAGAACAGCTTCAAGAAGACGATCTGGGCCTGGACGACGGCAGCGACAACGAACTGCGGGCGCCGGTGTTCGAGAAGGACCAGCTCAATATGAGCGCCAGCCGCCAGATGGGGGACCACAGCCTGCTGTTTTCGGCCAGTGCCACCCGTTCCCGTATCTCCGAGCTGTCTTTCAACCAGCCCAAGGTGGCCAAGCGCCGCAGCAGCAACTTCCTGCTCAAATACGGCTACCAGGGCTGGCTTGACGAGCTGAACCTGACCGCTGTCTACGCTCCCTATCGCTCCGAGCAGTTCGTCAAAGACACCAAAGACAGCGACTTTACCCTGGACGGCGGTGGCGGCAGCCTGAGCCTGGAGGCGGCCCAGGCCCTGGGCCCCTGGTATTGGCGGGGCAAGGCCTCTGGCCATTACAGTCAAAGCAGCAGGGAGGCGCCTCAGGCCTACCTGCCCTGGCTGCGGGCGCCGGGCAAGGCCTGGGGCCTTAACAGCGGCGACATTCCCCTGTCCAAGGAAGGGGGCTTTGGCAGCCTGGAAAACCGCCAACTGGGCTTTCGCTTAGACCAAAGCCTGGCCCGCAGCTTCAGCGCCCTGGGGGCCGACCACCAGTTCAAACTGGGTTACCAGTTGGAACACCAAGCCCTGGAGCGGGACCGCCACCAGCCGGCCTACACCTACAACAGCCCGGTAAGGGACGCCGATATCATCTGTAACGGCCAGACCCTGGACTGCGTGGAGCAGGCCTACCACAGGCCCCTGGTGGAATTGGAGGCAGAGCTGGGCGAACCTTTGGACCTTCTTAACCCCGAGCATTTTGCCCTCTACAGCGCCAACGTTGCCATGCGTGGCCAGTACTTCCAGATGCGCCGCCTCTACCCAGAAGAGCATATCCAGGTGCAGTTGCTGACCCAAGGCCTGTACCTGCAGGACGACATGGCCTGGCAACGCTTCGGCCTCAATTTGGGGCTTCGCCTCGACCATGACGACGTCCTGAAAAACCTCAACCTGGCGCCGCGCCTGCAACTGAGTTACGACCTGCTGGGGGACGGCGACACCCTGCTGCTGGCCGGCCTCAACCGCTACTACGACGCCAATTTGCTGACCTACAAGATCCGCGAAGCCCAGGTGCCCTACGTGGTGCAGTACAGACCCATAGTCGACGGCGCCGTGCAAAGCTGGATGACCTCCGGCGGCGCCAGCCGTTTTCGCTACCGCTACCAGGATCTGGACACCCCCTACAGCGACGAGCTGGTGCTGGGCCTCAAGCAGGCCCTGTGGGGCGGGGTGCTGTCCCTTAAAGGGGTGTGGCGTAAAGGCAAGGACCAGATAGCCCAGGGTGAGTCAGAGCTGCTCAACGGCTACACCTATGTCCAGCAGATCAACCAGGGTGAGAACGAGCACCAGAGGGTCAGCCTGTCATGGACCGGCACCCTGGGCCGCCACAGCCTGTGGATCAACGGCAGTTACACCGAGAACACCCTGAGCACCGACTCTTACGACGGTACCGTCGACAACACCCCGGAGGACGAGATCGTCTTCTTGCAATCGGGGCAGGACTACCAGTTGGTATCCCTTGGGGACCTCAACCGTTACGCCACCGATTTCAGCCGCCCGGTGACCGTCAACGCCGGCCTGGTATCCCAGTGGACCCGCAGTCTGACCACCTCCCTTAGCGCCGGCTGGCGGGGCAGCTACGACACAGTGGTGGACACCGGCCAGGAAAGGGCCAGCGACCGCCTGTTGCAGGTCTGCCCCGAATGCCAGGTAAGCAATATCTACTATCCGGTGTACCGCAAGGTCCGACTCAAGGGCCGGGTGCTGCTGGACGGCGCCATTCGCTGGCAGATGCCCCTGGTAGGGCAGCACAGCCTGGAGTGCAAGCTGGAGATCAACAACCTCCTTAACAGCCGCACCAACCTGGTGGCCGACGGCGTCTCCGGTATCGAGACCGGCCGCCAGTTCTGGCTGGGCCTGGGGTATAGCTTCCCATGA
- a CDS encoding Ig-like domain-containing protein has protein sequence MYVRRGCLLLPLLLAACGGGSGEESLSEQEMAVVLDEDSLWQQRLAGSSVSLLEVPSHGTLSINGAMDASYQPQANYFGPDRALLETRDGNIVTRLTLVFTVNPVNDAPVVEPVALLEATGDYSYQGQVLASDVDGDPLTFSLVRAPDTGTLLLSSDGHFSYQLDGLALPDQDMVVAVSDGQTQVQATVAFKASYQTNEEKAAYYYRWPGSYLIQAGQVADSLVSDDQRAPVLLALAVGYAQANLDTEVTRILDQQIQGQEARAKAYWQVAQTYLDMGLTEKGRQAALTSASLYNRFVADNGLDNLVTGDADFFRNISRRLSQEGLFQDAAQVQQIVQLYFDALVSQGYSTTLGKLLTSKHNDAMAMVLEALKDPSLHDTAVASADELAQMALAMPADKRGSYGVSLTYLSYAIKDMLLLGAEDKGKDYLADMVSYFQAADYDQVHVRAVRAGSELNWANYSLGLARAAGFFAYLYPGQDNVPLLALQAVADKRVGDAEEAIVSYQARRLALSGDAAGAAALLAGTDNALWERVRDLAYPLDNAKDGLAQWLWALGDEEGAMTVVDAKLALIFSDQYLETYASPAYVMNGYGNRGLIRFLMDIGQQQKALDVAQRSQAFVTEHYSQVTTLTLIGYYRDLANLWHLAGGHSQAAALIKEQLVPQLARLDSPLEQANQRLDAARLLANAGDFDAALEQLALGAGYWLADDSQADVGEEALAALLANTSGLLTFNAANPSKAFADNREVDGADTGNYLLMGAIKRSAASNGGYGLHYSAAYQLLAELLARIDQQAQLLPDVSQQALNPELSRQLAALGQWQQALVVAKRPVNLAVSSQSMLAIAAMERALTDDFTGTAVATVDTDHDGQPNFFAIDASSEAIAASGLVADQDADNDGIPDQDDLSPLGNQ, from the coding sequence ATGTACGTAAGAAGAGGTTGCTTGTTGTTGCCGCTGTTGTTGGCGGCTTGTGGTGGGGGCTCGGGCGAGGAAAGCCTGTCCGAGCAGGAGATGGCGGTGGTGCTGGACGAGGACAGCCTGTGGCAGCAAAGGTTGGCCGGTAGCAGTGTCAGCCTGCTCGAAGTCCCCAGCCATGGCACCCTGAGCATCAATGGCGCCATGGATGCCAGTTACCAGCCCCAGGCCAACTACTTCGGGCCAGACCGGGCTCTGCTGGAAACCCGCGACGGCAACATAGTGACCCGCCTGACTTTGGTGTTCACGGTCAATCCGGTGAACGACGCGCCGGTGGTGGAGCCGGTAGCCCTGCTTGAGGCCACGGGGGACTACAGCTACCAAGGCCAGGTATTGGCCAGTGACGTGGACGGCGACCCGCTGACCTTCAGCCTGGTCAGGGCGCCGGATACTGGCACCCTGCTGCTGTCGTCCGACGGACATTTTAGCTACCAGTTGGACGGCCTGGCCCTGCCGGACCAGGACATGGTGGTGGCGGTAAGCGACGGCCAGACCCAGGTGCAGGCCACCGTCGCCTTCAAGGCCAGCTACCAGACCAACGAAGAGAAGGCCGCTTACTACTATCGCTGGCCGGGTAGCTACCTGATACAGGCGGGCCAGGTGGCCGACAGCCTGGTCTCGGACGACCAGCGTGCCCCGGTGCTGCTGGCCCTGGCGGTGGGTTATGCCCAGGCCAACCTGGACACCGAGGTGACCCGGATCCTGGACCAGCAGATCCAGGGGCAAGAGGCCAGGGCCAAGGCCTACTGGCAGGTAGCCCAGACCTACCTGGACATGGGCCTGACCGAAAAGGGCCGCCAGGCCGCCCTGACCAGTGCCAGCCTCTATAACCGTTTCGTGGCGGACAACGGCCTGGATAACCTGGTCACGGGGGACGCCGACTTCTTTCGTAATATCAGCCGCCGCCTGAGCCAGGAGGGCCTGTTCCAGGACGCTGCCCAGGTCCAGCAGATAGTGCAGCTCTATTTCGACGCCCTGGTCAGCCAAGGCTACAGCACCACCCTGGGTAAGCTGCTCACCTCAAAGCACAACGACGCCATGGCCATGGTGCTGGAGGCGCTCAAGGACCCCAGTCTCCATGACACCGCTGTTGCCAGCGCCGACGAGTTGGCGCAGATGGCCCTGGCCATGCCGGCCGACAAGCGGGGCTCTTACGGCGTTTCCCTGACCTACCTGAGTTACGCCATCAAGGACATGCTGCTGCTGGGCGCCGAGGACAAGGGCAAGGATTACCTGGCCGACATGGTCTCCTATTTCCAGGCCGCCGATTATGACCAGGTCCATGTCCGCGCCGTGAGAGCCGGCAGCGAACTTAACTGGGCCAATTACAGCCTGGGGCTGGCCAGGGCGGCCGGCTTCTTTGCCTACCTTTACCCGGGCCAGGACAATGTGCCCTTGTTAGCCCTTCAGGCCGTGGCGGACAAGCGGGTGGGTGACGCCGAGGAAGCCATCGTCAGCTACCAGGCCAGGCGCCTGGCGCTGAGTGGGGACGCCGCTGGCGCCGCCGCCCTGCTGGCCGGCACCGACAATGCCCTGTGGGAGAGGGTGCGGGATCTGGCTTATCCCCTGGACAACGCCAAAGACGGCCTGGCCCAGTGGCTCTGGGCCCTGGGGGACGAAGAGGGTGCCATGACGGTGGTGGACGCCAAGCTGGCGTTGATCTTTTCCGACCAATACCTAGAGACCTACGCCTCCCCGGCCTATGTGATGAACGGCTACGGCAACAGGGGGCTCATCCGTTTCCTGATGGACATAGGCCAGCAGCAAAAGGCCCTGGACGTTGCCCAGCGCTCCCAAGCCTTTGTCACCGAGCATTACAGCCAGGTCACCACTCTGACCCTTATCGGCTATTACCGGGACCTGGCCAACCTCTGGCACCTGGCCGGGGGCCACAGCCAGGCGGCCGCCCTTATCAAGGAACAATTAGTGCCGCAGCTTGCCCGGCTCGACTCGCCCCTGGAGCAGGCCAACCAGCGCCTGGACGCCGCCAGGCTGCTGGCCAATGCCGGGGATTTTGACGCCGCCCTGGAGCAACTGGCCCTGGGTGCCGGTTACTGGCTGGCCGACGACAGCCAGGCCGATGTTGGTGAAGAGGCCCTGGCGGCCCTGCTGGCCAACACATCGGGCCTGCTCACCTTTAACGCTGCCAACCCCAGCAAAGCCTTTGCCGACAACCGCGAAGTAGACGGCGCCGATACCGGCAACTACCTGCTGATGGGGGCCATCAAGCGCTCGGCCGCCAGCAACGGCGGCTACGGCCTGCACTACAGCGCCGCCTACCAGCTGCTGGCCGAGCTGCTAGCGCGTATCGACCAGCAGGCCCAGCTATTGCCTGACGTCAGCCAGCAGGCCCTTAACCCCGAACTCAGCCGGCAATTGGCGGCCCTGGGGCAATGGCAGCAAGCCCTGGTGGTGGCCAAGCGGCCGGTCAACCTGGCGGTGAGCAGCCAGAGCATGCTGGCCATCGCCGCCATGGAAAGGGCCCTGACCGACGACTTTACCGGTACCGCCGTGGCCACGGTCGACACCGACCATGACGGCCAGCCCAACTTCTTTGCCATCGACGCCAGCAGCGAAGCCATTGCCGCCTCTGGCCTGGTAGCCGACCAGGACGCCGACAACGACGGTATCCCCGACCAAGACGATCTCAGTCCGCTGGGGAACCAATAA
- a CDS encoding methyl-accepting chemotaxis protein, with amino-acid sequence MRKNLPVVDSEVTFTEGEELVSTTDLRGIITYANDTFIRVSGFHESELLGQPHNMVRHPDMPPLAFADMWGKLKDGRPWRGVVKNRCKDGRYYWVDAYVTPIMEGNQCVGYQSVRRRPSRHLIEKAQAAYNNLNQGAKVKKRVDMRGFVFGGLPVALLGLITLLTLGWGAALAFGIGGLVAALGIFAWLRPLWVLDEKASSYHDLPLSQAIYVGNGFGAGMRFDAMMNWSRNAAMLGRTKDATHSLTEVSDNLVHNVTHTRQEVRSQEDEANKMAVAINQLTATIQEIARSSQNTSDEVRDTHQQCHHARTALKSSSNRINKLQDDVEESARAALALQKETEKVTSIMGEIEGIADQTNLLALNAAIEAARAGEHGRGFAVVADEVRALSSRTQQSAGDIRDSLTGMRRMLDSWRDLMERNREHAQSCVDGTQEVTTILDDIFKRVAEINDLAAQIATAAEEQGAVATEVNDNIVRLKELAESTSHAMDELEQSGLLLNQNTARIDGLAKTFG; translated from the coding sequence ATGCGCAAGAATCTTCCTGTTGTGGATTCGGAAGTAACCTTCACCGAAGGAGAGGAGCTGGTCTCCACCACGGATCTTCGCGGTATTATCACTTATGCCAACGACACCTTTATCCGGGTGTCGGGTTTCCATGAGAGCGAACTGCTGGGCCAGCCCCATAATATGGTGCGCCACCCCGACATGCCGCCGCTGGCCTTTGCCGACATGTGGGGCAAGCTCAAAGACGGCCGCCCCTGGCGCGGCGTGGTGAAAAACCGCTGCAAGGACGGCCGCTATTACTGGGTCGACGCCTACGTCACCCCCATCATGGAAGGCAACCAATGCGTGGGCTACCAGTCGGTACGCCGCCGCCCCAGCCGCCATCTCATCGAAAAAGCCCAAGCGGCCTACAACAACCTCAACCAGGGTGCCAAGGTCAAAAAACGCGTGGACATGCGCGGCTTTGTCTTTGGCGGCCTGCCGGTGGCCCTACTGGGCCTGATCACCCTGCTGACCCTGGGCTGGGGCGCCGCCCTGGCCTTCGGCATAGGTGGCCTGGTGGCGGCCCTTGGCATCTTCGCCTGGCTGCGCCCCTTGTGGGTGCTGGACGAAAAGGCCAGCAGCTACCACGATCTGCCCCTGTCCCAAGCCATTTACGTGGGCAACGGCTTCGGTGCCGGCATGCGCTTTGACGCCATGATGAACTGGTCCCGCAACGCCGCCATGCTGGGCCGTACCAAGGACGCCACCCATTCCCTGACCGAGGTGTCCGACAACCTGGTGCACAACGTCACCCACACCCGCCAGGAAGTGCGCTCCCAGGAGGACGAGGCCAACAAGATGGCGGTGGCCATCAACCAGCTGACCGCCACCATCCAGGAGATCGCCCGCTCCAGCCAGAACACCTCTGACGAAGTGCGCGACACCCACCAGCAGTGCCACCATGCCCGCACCGCCCTGAAAAGCTCGTCCAACCGCATCAACAAGCTACAGGACGACGTGGAAGAGTCGGCCCGTGCCGCCCTGGCCCTGCAAAAGGAGACCGAAAAGGTCACCAGCATCATGGGCGAGATTGAGGGCATTGCCGACCAGACCAACCTGCTGGCCCTTAACGCCGCCATCGAAGCGGCCCGCGCCGGCGAACATGGCCGGGGCTTTGCGGTGGTGGCCGACGAAGTCCGTGCCCTGTCATCCCGCACCCAGCAATCGGCCGGTGATATCCGCGACAGCCTGACCGGCATGCGCCGTATGCTCGACTCCTGGCGCGATCTGATGGAGCGCAACCGTGAGCACGCCCAGAGCTGCGTGGACGGCACCCAGGAAGTGACCACCATCCTCGACGACATCTTCAAACGGGTGGCGGAGATCAACGACCTGGCGGCACAGATCGCCACCGCCGCCGAGGAACAGGGCGCCGTGGCCACCGAGGTGAACGACAACATAGTGCGCCTCAAGGAACTGGCCGAGAGCACCTCCCACGCCATGGACGAGTTGGAACAGAGCGGCCTGCTGCTCAACCAGAACACCGCCCGTATCGACGGCCTGGCCAAGACCTTCGGCTAA
- a CDS encoding HAD family hydrolase translates to MTAAPKVAVFDLDHTLINTDSANGFGLWAHEQGLWPIDDLHGQLAHWHRLYGEGRLPVAQYLDFIVSPLANKAEATVAGWVADFAKARVLPHLRPQAMDALRRHQDQGDRVIVSSATIAPIVGGICRLLGLDDYLATDLEVNQGHFTGRPQGIPNLGQGKAWRLAAHLGAKPVHLSAYSDSINDLALLSLADQAHAVTPDPRLAAIAEVRGWPIHHW, encoded by the coding sequence ATGACGGCAGCCCCGAAGGTCGCGGTGTTCGACCTCGACCACACCCTGATCAACACCGACAGCGCCAACGGCTTCGGCCTTTGGGCCCATGAACAAGGCCTGTGGCCCATCGACGACTTGCACGGCCAACTGGCCCATTGGCACCGCCTCTACGGCGAGGGGCGCTTGCCGGTGGCACAGTACCTGGACTTTATCGTCTCCCCCCTGGCCAATAAGGCCGAAGCAACTGTGGCCGGCTGGGTGGCAGACTTTGCCAAGGCCAGGGTGTTGCCCCACCTGCGCCCCCAGGCCATGGACGCCCTGCGCCGCCACCAGGACCAGGGAGACAGGGTGATTGTCTCTTCCGCCACCATAGCCCCCATCGTCGGCGGCATCTGCCGCCTGCTGGGGCTGGATGACTATCTGGCCACCGATCTGGAGGTGAACCAGGGGCATTTTACCGGCCGCCCCCAGGGCATACCCAACCTGGGCCAGGGCAAGGCCTGGCGCCTGGCGGCGCACCTGGGCGCCAAGCCGGTGCATCTCAGTGCCTATTCCGACTCCATCAATGACCTGGCCCTGCTGAGCCTGGCCGACCAGGCCCATGCGGTAACCCCTGACCCGCGCCTGGCAGCCATTGCCGAGGTGCGGGGCTGGCCCATACATCACTGGTAA